The genome window ATCTTGAAAAACGAAATAAGGCGCAAGCTATTGAACCAACAGTAACAGAGTTAGACAAATTGCCTTATAAAACAGCCCTTTACATCGGTCTTTTCCAAGTCCTCGCCCTTTTCCCGGGGACAAGCCGTTCAGGTGCCACTATCGTCGGTGGTTTGTTGAATGGAACGAGCCGTTCTGTCGTAACAGAGTTTACCTTCTATCTCGGAATTCCTGTCATGTTCGGAGCTAGTGCTTTGAAGATTTTCAAATTTATTAAAGCAGGTCAACTCTTGAGTATTGGGCAATTATTCCTGCTCTTAGTCGCTATGGGTGTTGCCTTCGCGGTCAGCATGGTTGCTATTCGTTTCTTGACCAGCTATGTGAAGAAACACGACTTTACACTCTTTGGTAAATACCGTATTGTACTCGGTAGTGTCTTGTTGCTCTATAGTTTTGTGCGTTTGTTTGTATAAGAAAAAGCTTGAGGGAATTTTCCTTCAAGCTTTTTAAAATCCTGTCACTGTAATTCCTAGTAGACGGATACCTTTCTCTTTTTCAGCTAGTTCTTCGTAGAGTTGAAGGGCAGTTTGAGAAATCTGACTAGCGTCCTGTGTTGCTTGTGAGAGGCTTTTCCGCCTAGTTAGAGTGGAGAAGTCAGTATAACGAATTTTAAGGATAATGATTTTTCCAGCTTTGTCTTGTTTGCTGAGATTGTGAGCTACTTTTTCAGATAGAAGAGTCAGCTCTTTTTTGATGTCCTCTTCAGCCTGGAGAATCTTACCATAGGTTTTCTCTTTGCCGATGGACTTACGAATACGATTGGATTTGACTGGAGAATTGTGAATGCCCCTAGCCTTTCGATAAAGATCAAAACCGAGTCTGCCAAACCGATCGATTAAAGTGACTTCAGAAACGTCTAATAAGTCTGCGCCAGTATAAATACCCATTTCATGAAGCCTTTCCACTGTTTTCTTGCCCACTCCATGAAATTTAGCAATATCCATTTGTTTGAGAAAATCTTGGACCTGGTCAGGGAGGATAACTGTCAAACCATGTGGCTTTTGATAATCGCTGGCCATTTTAGCTAAAAATTTATTGTAAGAAACGCCAGCAGAAGCAGTCAGGTGTAGTTCCTGCCAGATATCCTGTTGGATGAGACGAGCTATTTTGACGGCTGACTTGATACCGAGTTTATTTTCTGTCACATCCAAGTAGGCCTCGTCAATACTCATAGGTTCAATCAGATCGGTGTAACGTTTAAAAATAGCTCGAATCTCAAGTCCCACAGTTTTGTATTTTTCATAATTGCCCGAGATAAAGACGGCTTGAGGACAACGCTCATAAGCTTCTTTAGAACTCATGGCAGAGTGAATGCCAAAGGCTCGTGCCTCGTAGCTACAAGTAGACACAACTCCCCGTCCGCCTGTTTGTCTGGGATCACTCCCAATGATGACAGGCTTGCCCTTTAACTTAGGATTATCTCTTATTTCCACCGCAGCAAAAAAGGCATCCATGTCGATATGGATGATTTTTCTGGACAAATCATTAATCAATGGAAATATGAGCATTTTGCTTCCTTTCTAATGTCATTTTTTATTCATTATACCTTTTTTTCTGAAAAAATGGAAAAGAGTACTCATTCTTTCAAATATATAATACAGATCGTACCGATAAACGGACTGTATTAGAAAAGAAAGTGATAAAAAAGCCTTTTTTCGCTTGTTGAAATCGGTTACTGTATGGTATACTGGTCTCATGAATGTAACAGATGACTGTTGCTAGAAAGAAAAATGAGGACATTAACATGGTT of Streptococcus oralis contains these proteins:
- a CDS encoding undecaprenyl-diphosphate phosphatase, whose product is MYFIEILKSIFFGIVEGITEWLPISSTGHLILVEEFVQYKDQNEAFMSMFNVVIQLGAILAVMVIYFNKLNPFKPTKDKVEVRRTWQLWSKVLVATLPLLLVFKLDDWFDANFHNMVSVAIMLIIYGVAFIYLEKRNKAQAIEPTVTELDKLPYKTALYIGLFQVLALFPGTSRSGATIVGGLLNGTSRSVVTEFTFYLGIPVMFGASALKIFKFIKAGQLLSIGQLFLLLVAMGVAFAVSMVAIRFLTSYVKKHDFTLFGKYRIVLGSVLLLYSFVRLFV
- the dinB gene encoding DNA polymerase IV, with translation MLIFPLINDLSRKIIHIDMDAFFAAVEIRDNPKLKGKPVIIGSDPRQTGGRGVVSTCSYEARAFGIHSAMSSKEAYERCPQAVFISGNYEKYKTVGLEIRAIFKRYTDLIEPMSIDEAYLDVTENKLGIKSAVKIARLIQQDIWQELHLTASAGVSYNKFLAKMASDYQKPHGLTVILPDQVQDFLKQMDIAKFHGVGKKTVERLHEMGIYTGADLLDVSEVTLIDRFGRLGFDLYRKARGIHNSPVKSNRIRKSIGKEKTYGKILQAEEDIKKELTLLSEKVAHNLSKQDKAGKIIILKIRYTDFSTLTRRKSLSQATQDASQISQTALQLYEELAEKEKGIRLLGITVTGF